In the genome of Carnobacterium pleistocenium FTR1, one region contains:
- a CDS encoding FecCD family ABC transporter permease, which produces MNRINKQRQLFYISLLLFTVLIVFSVGIGVAVGQVTVPLNESFQILIKNLSGGIVDNLSGVSSSAHENIIWQIRFPRVLLAMLTGMGLSLAGAVMQTTVQNPLADPYILGISSGASLGATFAIMIGFGGTSVLAQLGLSFWAFLGAVTAALLVLLLSNVNGQMNSIKLILSGMVLNALFTAFSNFIIYIANDAEGIRSVTFWMMGSLAGASWSKLPLIATVVLICFLFFLTQQRILNIMLLGDEAAITLGVNLKFYRKLYLVVTSILTGIIVANSGMIGFVGLIIPHIVRGIVGSNHRYFLPLSVFSGSLFMVWSDILSRIILPTVELPIGILTSLIGAPLFIYIFIKKGYEFGG; this is translated from the coding sequence ATGAACCGCATCAACAAACAACGCCAATTATTTTATATAAGTTTGCTCCTATTTACCGTTTTGATCGTTTTTTCAGTGGGGATTGGTGTCGCGGTCGGACAGGTCACGGTGCCTCTAAATGAATCTTTTCAAATACTGATTAAAAACTTGTCAGGAGGAATAGTTGATAATTTGTCTGGTGTTTCTTCTAGCGCTCATGAGAACATCATCTGGCAGATTCGTTTTCCAAGAGTACTCTTAGCGATGCTTACGGGTATGGGGTTGTCATTAGCAGGTGCGGTCATGCAAACAACGGTCCAGAACCCATTAGCAGATCCTTATATCTTAGGTATTTCCTCTGGAGCTTCTCTAGGTGCGACTTTTGCTATCATGATTGGCTTTGGTGGAACCAGTGTATTGGCTCAGCTTGGTCTATCTTTTTGGGCCTTCTTAGGTGCTGTGACAGCTGCGCTTCTGGTCTTACTTTTATCAAATGTAAATGGCCAAATGAATTCTATCAAATTGATTTTATCAGGTATGGTATTAAATGCTCTTTTTACAGCATTTTCTAATTTTATTATTTATATAGCCAATGATGCAGAGGGTATTCGTTCAGTCACGTTTTGGATGATGGGGAGTTTAGCAGGAGCAAGCTGGTCCAAGCTTCCTTTAATAGCTACGGTTGTCTTGATTTGTTTTCTATTTTTCTTAACACAGCAACGTATTTTAAATATCATGCTACTGGGTGATGAAGCAGCGATTACGCTTGGAGTAAATTTGAAATTTTACCGCAAATTGTATCTTGTGGTCACTTCGATTTTAACCGGGATTATTGTTGCAAACAGTGGAATGATTGGATTTGTGGGGTTGATTATTCCCCATATCGTTCGTGGGATAGTCGGGTCAAATCATCGTTACTTCTTACCATTATCTGTTTTTTCAGGATCTTTATTCATGGTGTGGTCCGATATCTTATCTCGTATTATCTTGCCAACAGTCGAATTGCCAATCGGTATTTTGACCTCTTTGATCGGTGCACCACTGTTCATTTATATTTTCATCAAAAAAGGCTACGAGTTTGGAGGGTAA
- a CDS encoding sucrose-6-phosphate hydrolase: MSLIKDWTTELRYKTYDQWSVDYVKELKMSIDSSNWRLNYHIQPQTGLLNDPNGFSYFNKKWHLFYQAYPMGPVHGVKSWFHLTSDNLIDWQKEGLALLPDSDYDSHGVYSGSAFAVNDKLFLAYTGNVRNKSWERSSYQLGAWMDKSNHIIKEKKPFIAAPPKGYTNDFRDPQVFHQGDKYYLIIGAQNDALEGKVLTYMSKDLISWELLGELSFTKEKMGFMVECPNLVFIEGKAVFLFCPQGLDKNILSYKNIYPNTYITADSFDIETNTLTSPSSLKNLDEGFDVYATQAFNAPDGRALAVSWIGLPELSYPSDKEGWAHCLSLVKELSLRDGKLIQLPASETKELRENKQQIQGRLTEEKLLLSTTKNSYELNLQLEQGAKGTLSLLTDQQINSALTLSFNTVNGTITINRENYGVDFERESENQRSFSIPQDTLSLQVFVDRSVIEIFINDGQKVVTARVFPNNDQTGIILEGENSLFSGNIWTLRSMRSEE; the protein is encoded by the coding sequence ATGTCTCTTATTAAAGATTGGACAACTGAATTGCGCTACAAGACTTATGATCAATGGTCCGTTGATTATGTAAAAGAATTAAAAATGTCAATCGATTCTTCTAACTGGCGTTTAAATTATCATATCCAACCGCAAACAGGTTTATTAAATGATCCAAATGGTTTTTCTTACTTTAATAAAAAATGGCATTTGTTTTATCAAGCTTATCCTATGGGTCCGGTTCATGGGGTTAAATCATGGTTTCATCTTACTTCTGATAATTTAATTGACTGGCAAAAAGAAGGTTTGGCTCTCTTACCTGACAGTGATTATGATAGTCACGGTGTTTATTCAGGATCTGCGTTTGCTGTAAACGATAAGCTTTTTTTAGCTTATACAGGTAATGTTCGCAACAAGAGTTGGGAACGTTCTTCATATCAATTAGGTGCATGGATGGATAAAAGCAACCATATTATTAAAGAAAAAAAACCATTTATTGCTGCACCTCCTAAAGGCTATACTAATGACTTTCGCGATCCTCAAGTATTTCATCAAGGGGATAAATACTATCTAATAATCGGAGCACAAAATGATGCTCTAGAAGGTAAAGTTTTAACTTATATGAGCAAAGATTTAATTAGTTGGGAATTGCTTGGTGAACTTTCTTTTACAAAAGAAAAAATGGGATTTATGGTTGAATGCCCAAATTTAGTTTTTATAGAAGGTAAAGCCGTCTTTCTTTTCTGTCCTCAAGGTTTAGATAAAAATATTTTATCTTATAAAAATATTTATCCAAATACGTATATTACTGCTGACTCTTTCGATATAGAAACCAATACCTTAACTTCCCCTTCAAGTTTAAAAAATCTAGATGAAGGATTTGATGTCTATGCTACTCAAGCATTCAATGCTCCTGATGGCCGAGCTTTAGCAGTGAGTTGGATTGGTTTACCTGAACTTTCTTACCCTTCAGATAAAGAAGGATGGGCACATTGTCTTAGTTTAGTAAAAGAATTATCACTTAGAGACGGAAAATTAATTCAACTGCCCGCTTCAGAAACTAAAGAATTAAGAGAAAACAAACAACAAATACAAGGACGCTTAACAGAAGAAAAATTATTGCTCTCAACTACTAAAAATAGTTATGAATTAAATCTTCAATTAGAACAAGGTGCAAAAGGTACATTATCCCTTCTGACAGATCAACAAATAAATTCAGCTTTAACGCTTTCTTTTAACACCGTAAATGGTACAATTACTATAAATCGTGAAAATTATGGTGTGGATTTTGAGAGAGAATCTGAAAATCAACGTAGCTTTTCTATCCCTCAAGATACTCTTTCTTTGCAGGTTTTTGTTGATCGTTCAGTTATTGAAATATTCATAAATGACGGACAAAAAGTTGTTACTGCACGTGTGTTTCCTAATAACGACCAAACAGGAATTATATTAGAAGGAGAAAACAGTCTATTTTCCGGAAATATTTGGACTTTACGTTCAATGAGATCAGAGGAATGA
- a CDS encoding glycoside hydrolase family 13 protein codes for MKENSNWWKKAVIYQIYPRSFQDTNGDGIGDLKGIVERLDYLALLGVDALWLSPVFESPNEDNGYDISNYEKIGAEYGTMADMDELIAKAKEQGIRIIIDLVVNHTSDEHQWFQEALKGPENIFHDFYIWRKGIGALPPNNLKSNFGGSAWCYVPDLDAYYLYLHSKKQPDLNWENEDMREALWKMMNFWLEKGIGGFRLDVIDLIGKIPDQEITKNGPKLHEFLQEMNVKTFGNYDVVTVGETWGATPEIAQLYSEETRNELSMVFQFEHINLDKQAGKRKWDLKKLDPQELHRVFSKWQIDLAGKGWNSLFWNNHDLPRIISRWGNDDKEYREVSGKMLAIYLHFMQGTPYIYQGEEIGMVNYPVSDIGEIDDIESRRMYQERSLQGYSNEEIINSINAKGRDNARHPMQWEEEENAGFTTGTPWLKLGEAQKINVKKALSDKNSLFYTYQKLISLRKKLSIITEGTYQSIDTNNPQVLSYVRQLGQETLLVVVNFSENEQMVTIDPEFQIKELLIHNYDQKITQSLSPYEAFAVIVKT; via the coding sequence ATGAAAGAGAATTCTAATTGGTGGAAAAAAGCCGTAATCTATCAAATTTATCCACGAAGTTTTCAAGATACGAATGGTGATGGTATTGGAGACTTAAAAGGAATAGTAGAAAGGTTAGATTATTTAGCTCTTCTCGGAGTAGATGCACTTTGGTTAAGTCCAGTATTTGAATCTCCAAATGAGGATAATGGATACGATATAAGCAATTATGAAAAAATTGGTGCTGAATATGGAACAATGGCTGATATGGATGAATTAATTGCCAAAGCAAAAGAGCAGGGTATTCGAATTATTATAGACTTAGTAGTCAATCATACATCTGATGAACATCAATGGTTTCAAGAGGCTTTAAAAGGTCCAGAAAACATATTTCACGATTTTTATATATGGCGTAAAGGGATTGGAGCCCTTCCACCAAATAATCTGAAATCTAATTTTGGTGGATCTGCATGGTGTTATGTACCGGATTTAGATGCTTATTATTTGTATCTACATTCTAAGAAACAACCGGATTTGAATTGGGAAAACGAAGACATGAGAGAAGCTCTTTGGAAGATGATGAACTTTTGGCTTGAAAAAGGAATCGGAGGCTTCCGATTAGATGTTATTGATCTTATCGGAAAAATACCGGATCAAGAGATTACTAAAAATGGTCCTAAACTACACGAATTCTTGCAAGAAATGAATGTGAAAACTTTTGGCAACTATGATGTAGTAACTGTCGGTGAAACTTGGGGAGCAACTCCCGAAATTGCGCAGCTTTATTCTGAAGAAACACGAAATGAGCTTTCTATGGTATTCCAATTTGAACATATCAACCTTGATAAACAAGCTGGAAAACGCAAGTGGGATTTAAAGAAGCTAGATCCTCAGGAATTACATCGTGTTTTCTCGAAATGGCAAATCGATTTAGCAGGGAAAGGCTGGAATTCTTTGTTTTGGAACAATCATGATTTACCGCGGATTATTTCACGTTGGGGAAATGATGATAAGGAGTACCGTGAAGTTAGCGGAAAGATGCTAGCAATTTATCTGCATTTTATGCAAGGGACTCCATATATTTATCAAGGAGAAGAAATCGGCATGGTAAATTATCCGGTATCCGATATCGGAGAAATAGATGATATTGAAAGCCGAAGAATGTATCAAGAACGCAGTCTTCAGGGGTATTCTAATGAAGAAATAATAAATTCCATTAATGCCAAAGGGAGAGATAATGCCAGACATCCAATGCAATGGGAAGAAGAAGAGAATGCCGGTTTTACAACCGGAACGCCTTGGCTGAAATTAGGTGAGGCTCAAAAAATCAATGTAAAAAAAGCATTATCAGATAAAAATTCTTTATTCTATACTTATCAAAAATTGATTAGTTTAAGAAAAAAACTATCTATTATTACGGAGGGTACGTATCAATCAATCGATACCAATAACCCACAAGTTCTTTCATATGTTCGACAATTAGGACAAGAAACTTTACTTGTAGTAGTAAATTTTTCTGAAAATGAACAAATGGTTACTATTGATCCTGAGTTTCAGATAAAAGAACTATTGATCCACAATTATGATCAAAAAATTACCCAAAGTTTATCGCCGTATGAAGCTTTTGCTGTTATCGTAAAAACATGA
- a CDS encoding ABC transporter ATP-binding protein — MNLTIDNVSVSVASRKIIEGVSLQVSKNQFVGLIGPNGCGKSTLLKSVSKILEPNKGVIMLGDENVQELSNKQLAKKMGFVGQFHQVNFDFSIRDMLLLGRSPYKGLMERENASDYEIVEKVLLQLDLEKIADRSFLSLSGGEKQRVILGRTLVQQPKFLVLDEPTNHLDINYQLSILKTVSALPIGVLAALHDLNLAARFTDYLYAMKDGRILKEGRPEEVLTQEVIKELYEVDCRTYTNPISAKQTIEFL; from the coding sequence ATGAACTTAACGATTGATAACGTATCAGTATCTGTTGCTTCCCGGAAAATTATAGAAGGAGTTTCCTTGCAAGTTAGTAAAAATCAGTTTGTAGGTCTGATCGGACCGAATGGCTGTGGAAAATCAACTTTATTGAAAAGTGTTTCGAAAATACTTGAACCCAATAAAGGAGTTATTATGTTGGGTGACGAAAATGTTCAGGAACTTTCAAATAAACAGCTCGCAAAAAAAATGGGTTTCGTGGGGCAGTTTCACCAAGTCAATTTCGACTTTTCCATCCGTGATATGTTATTGCTTGGACGCTCGCCATACAAAGGCTTAATGGAGCGAGAAAATGCGTCAGATTATGAAATTGTTGAAAAAGTCCTGCTTCAACTGGATTTAGAAAAAATCGCTGATAGAAGTTTTTTATCACTCTCAGGTGGCGAAAAACAGCGGGTCATATTAGGGAGAACGTTAGTCCAACAACCTAAATTCCTAGTTCTAGATGAGCCCACTAATCATTTGGATATCAACTATCAACTAAGCATTTTAAAAACAGTTAGTGCTTTACCGATTGGTGTATTAGCGGCTTTACATGATTTGAATTTAGCAGCACGCTTTACGGATTACTTGTATGCGATGAAAGATGGACGGATCCTCAAAGAAGGAAGACCCGAGGAAGTCTTAACACAAGAAGTCATTAAGGAATTGTATGAAGTTGATTGTCGCACATACACTAATCCTATTTCAGCTAAACAAACGATTGAATTTCTATGA
- a CDS encoding sucrose-specific PTS transporter subunit IIBC, translating into MNYRKVAEEINKALGEDNIQAAAHCATRLRLVLRDPSKVDQKALDTNDSVKGTFEMNGQFQIIIGPGDVDEVYAELIKLTDVKEASTEDLKAVASEGKKQNPIMAFIKVLSDIFVPIIPALVAGGLLMAINNVLTSPNLFGAQSVVEMFPNIKDLASIINLLASAPFAFLPILVGYSATKRFGGNPYLGAAIAMAMVMPDLINGYGVANSVAEGTMPYWNILGLQVAQAGYQGSVLPVLAVSWILANLEKFFHKRIPSVFDFTFTPMLSIIITGFLTFVLVGPVMRMVSDGVTNGLVWLYESTGAIGLGVFGLLYSPIVITGLHQSFPAIETTLLADVARTGGSFIFPVASMANIAQGGAALAVFVMSKDKKQKSLASSASVSALLGITEPAIFGINLKLKFPFVCGMIASGIACIVIGLFHVLAVAMGPASVIGFISIAPKSIPYFMIGVVTSFVLSFVFTYVYGKKRMEVPVAETEATVVTNDEFITTVEAVNK; encoded by the coding sequence ATGAACTACAGAAAAGTTGCAGAAGAGATAAATAAAGCATTAGGGGAAGATAATATACAAGCAGCTGCCCACTGTGCAACGAGGCTACGCTTAGTACTACGGGATCCTAGCAAAGTAGATCAAAAAGCTTTAGATACAAATGATAGTGTAAAAGGAACTTTCGAAATGAACGGACAATTCCAAATTATTATTGGACCTGGAGATGTCGACGAAGTATATGCTGAACTAATAAAGTTGACTGATGTTAAAGAAGCTTCAACTGAAGATTTGAAAGCGGTAGCTTCTGAAGGAAAAAAACAAAACCCAATAATGGCATTCATTAAGGTATTATCCGATATTTTTGTCCCTATTATTCCGGCTCTTGTTGCTGGTGGTTTATTAATGGCAATAAACAACGTGTTAACATCTCCAAATTTATTTGGAGCGCAATCAGTAGTAGAAATGTTTCCGAATATTAAAGATTTAGCGAGTATTATTAACTTGTTGGCATCAGCTCCATTTGCATTCTTACCTATTTTAGTTGGTTATTCTGCAACGAAACGATTTGGAGGAAATCCTTATTTAGGAGCAGCAATTGCGATGGCGATGGTCATGCCAGATCTTATCAATGGGTATGGTGTTGCTAATAGTGTAGCAGAAGGCACGATGCCATACTGGAATATTCTTGGTCTACAAGTAGCACAAGCTGGTTACCAAGGGTCGGTATTGCCTGTTCTTGCTGTTTCTTGGATATTAGCAAATCTAGAAAAGTTTTTTCATAAACGTATACCTAGTGTTTTTGATTTTACGTTCACGCCAATGCTATCTATTATTATTACCGGTTTTTTAACATTTGTTTTAGTTGGCCCTGTTATGCGCATGGTTTCTGATGGAGTAACCAATGGATTAGTTTGGCTATATGAATCAACAGGTGCTATCGGCTTAGGGGTTTTTGGTTTATTATACTCACCAATAGTTATTACTGGATTACACCAAAGTTTCCCAGCAATTGAAACTACGTTATTAGCAGACGTAGCTCGAACTGGTGGTTCGTTTATTTTCCCAGTCGCATCTATGGCTAATATTGCCCAAGGTGGCGCTGCATTGGCAGTTTTTGTAATGTCAAAAGATAAAAAGCAAAAAAGTTTAGCTTCTTCTGCAAGTGTTTCTGCATTACTAGGCATTACAGAACCAGCTATTTTCGGAATCAATTTAAAATTAAAATTTCCATTTGTTTGTGGAATGATTGCTTCAGGTATTGCATGTATAGTAATCGGATTATTTCATGTACTCGCAGTGGCAATGGGACCAGCAAGCGTTATTGGATTTATTTCTATCGCACCAAAATCAATTCCTTATTTCATGATTGGTGTTGTCACTAGTTTTGTATTAAGCTTTGTGTTCACGTATGTTTATGGAAAGAAAAGAATGGAAGTACCTGTTGCAGAAACAGAAGCTACTGTCGTGACTAATGATGAATTTATTACAACAGTAGAAGCAGTGAATAAGTAA
- a CDS encoding alpha-galactosidase, with protein MPIIFDKALQIFHLQNNQLSYIIGIEKEQYITHRYFGTRLSSYNSSNELQKIDRGFATNPIPENRQFSLNAWPMESSSQGTGDHRIPNYQIRNEQGQNVTDFQFTDYIIYQGKKPLQGLPSLRPERASTLELILEDPIQKLKMILVYTLYEDHPVITRNVRFENLNKASVYLENAGSLLLDFPRNNLDLVTLNGSHTNEANLHRQALYPGIQKIESSRGTSSPQHQPFLALVNRETTEFSGEVFAFHLVYSGNFVAQVEVEQYGSSRIQLGIQSDTFEWKLSSNEVFQTPEVIITYSNCGFNQMSQTFHEIYQKHLVPIPFSKKERPVLLNTWEANYFALSENTLLKQASLASELGIELFVLDDGWFGNRNDDNSSLGDWDVNFEKLPNGIEGLADKIHKMGMQFGLWFEPEMISKNSDLFRSHPDWALQVLNYPMTEGRRQLVLDLSKLEVQDYLIMQLNHYLSTEKVDYIKWDMNRHLTEIGNISLPADQQKEISHRYVLGLYRILDTVTKKYPKVLFENCSSGGGRFDPGMMAYMPQSWTSDNSDAFSRTIIQYGYSYLYPPIMMGAHVSDVPNHQVGRFTPLTTRGWIAMSGNLGYELDITKQTTEDLALIKQQIQFYKKHRKLLQFGTFYRLQAPSKTFASAWLFKNEEEALLLYFNGLAQPAVPLQYLTLHYLNDDALYQNSETGKCFSGSELNHAGILIPRLKGDFETLVYHWKKL; from the coding sequence ATGCCAATTATTTTTGATAAAGCGCTTCAGATTTTTCATCTACAAAATAATCAATTGAGTTACATCATAGGTATCGAAAAGGAACAATATATTACCCATCGTTATTTTGGTACAAGGTTATCCAGTTACAATAGTAGTAATGAATTACAAAAAATCGATCGAGGATTTGCAACAAATCCAATTCCTGAAAATCGACAATTCTCATTAAATGCTTGGCCAATGGAATCTAGTTCTCAAGGAACTGGAGATCATCGCATTCCTAACTATCAAATTCGTAATGAGCAAGGCCAAAATGTTACTGATTTTCAGTTTACAGACTACATTATTTACCAAGGAAAAAAGCCGCTTCAAGGGTTGCCAAGCTTGCGTCCAGAACGTGCTAGTACATTAGAACTCATTTTAGAAGATCCGATTCAAAAACTGAAAATGATTCTAGTATACACTCTATATGAAGATCATCCGGTAATCACGAGAAATGTTCGATTTGAAAATTTAAATAAAGCATCCGTTTACCTTGAAAATGCGGGCTCACTACTTCTTGATTTCCCTCGAAATAACCTTGATTTAGTGACTCTAAATGGTTCTCATACTAATGAAGCCAACCTACATCGACAAGCATTATATCCCGGTATTCAAAAAATCGAAAGCTCCAGAGGAACCAGTAGTCCTCAGCACCAGCCATTTTTAGCCTTGGTTAATCGGGAAACAACAGAATTCTCTGGAGAAGTTTTTGCTTTTCATCTTGTATACAGCGGAAATTTTGTTGCACAGGTTGAAGTGGAACAATACGGCTCTAGTCGCATCCAATTAGGTATCCAATCCGATACTTTTGAATGGAAACTTTCATCTAACGAAGTATTTCAAACACCGGAAGTCATTATTACTTATAGTAATTGTGGCTTTAACCAAATGTCACAAACTTTTCATGAAATTTATCAAAAACATCTTGTTCCGATACCTTTTAGCAAAAAAGAAAGACCGGTTCTTTTAAATACTTGGGAAGCAAATTATTTTGCTTTATCTGAAAATACACTCCTAAAACAAGCATCATTGGCAAGTGAATTAGGTATTGAACTGTTTGTCTTAGACGATGGATGGTTTGGAAACCGAAATGATGACAACAGTTCATTGGGAGACTGGGACGTGAATTTTGAAAAACTACCTAATGGGATTGAAGGATTGGCAGATAAAATCCATAAAATGGGAATGCAGTTTGGTTTATGGTTTGAACCAGAAATGATTTCTAAAAATAGTGATCTATTTCGCAGCCACCCAGATTGGGCCTTGCAAGTTCTGAATTATCCTATGACAGAAGGACGTAGACAGCTTGTTTTAGATTTAAGCAAATTAGAAGTTCAAGATTACCTAATTATGCAGTTAAATCATTACTTATCTACCGAAAAGGTCGACTATATTAAATGGGACATGAATCGTCACCTTACAGAAATCGGCAACATATCATTGCCCGCTGATCAGCAAAAAGAGATCAGTCACCGGTATGTACTAGGACTATATCGTATTCTTGATACAGTGACAAAAAAATACCCAAAGGTTTTATTTGAAAATTGTTCTAGCGGCGGTGGTCGTTTTGACCCCGGCATGATGGCTTATATGCCTCAAAGTTGGACTAGCGATAATTCAGATGCCTTTTCGCGTACAATTATCCAATATGGCTATAGCTACCTCTATCCTCCTATTATGATGGGAGCTCATGTCTCCGACGTGCCAAATCATCAAGTTGGACGCTTTACACCCCTTACTACACGTGGTTGGATTGCCATGAGCGGAAATTTAGGCTATGAATTAGACATTACAAAGCAAACAACTGAAGACCTAGCACTCATTAAGCAGCAAATCCAATTCTACAAAAAACACCGAAAACTTTTACAATTCGGCACATTTTATCGTCTACAAGCTCCCTCAAAAACTTTTGCAAGTGCCTGGCTTTTTAAAAATGAAGAAGAAGCACTATTGCTGTATTTCAATGGACTCGCACAACCAGCAGTTCCATTGCAATACCTCACTTTACATTATCTTAATGATGATGCTCTTTACCAAAATTCAGAAACCGGGAAATGTTTTTCTGGCTCAGAGCTTAATCATGCGGGTATATTAATTCCACGGTTAAAAGGCGATTTTGAAACACTTGTGTATCATTGGAAGAAACTATAA
- a CDS encoding AraC family transcriptional regulator has product MQDFVQQFHYVDHQNLPYIKGIGKGSGGPEYFWDGSKRKDHLVFLQFTLAGEGTLMIGGETFTQRKGDFFLAEVPGKFVYYSKQNWQFIYVEFSPVVRQWLNVASQVFSQASADFFKSLMDTFITIQEEELDFLENSEQAFNLFLKIKKEINNVQIKANAQSLIIKRYLEENYASDIGLDKMAEIFDMSKFQLIRMFEEAFQYTPMAYLRKYRILCSFELLWENKSVDETAKAVGFSNGNYFAKIFKLEMGMTPTEYKLSKKNYQFKKR; this is encoded by the coding sequence TTGCAAGATTTTGTTCAACAATTTCATTATGTAGATCACCAAAATTTACCCTATATAAAAGGTATTGGTAAAGGCAGCGGCGGACCAGAATATTTTTGGGATGGAAGCAAACGAAAAGATCATTTGGTTTTTTTACAATTTACATTAGCCGGCGAAGGGACTCTCATGATAGGGGGGGAAACTTTCACTCAACGCAAGGGAGATTTTTTTCTTGCAGAAGTTCCGGGGAAATTTGTTTATTATAGCAAACAAAATTGGCAATTTATATATGTGGAGTTTTCTCCAGTTGTTCGTCAATGGCTGAATGTGGCCAGTCAAGTATTTTCTCAGGCATCTGCTGATTTTTTCAAATCATTAATGGATACCTTTATTACTATACAAGAAGAAGAATTGGATTTTTTGGAAAATTCTGAGCAGGCGTTTAACTTGTTTTTGAAAATCAAAAAAGAAATAAATAATGTACAAATTAAAGCAAATGCTCAGTCTCTTATAATAAAAAGGTATCTTGAGGAAAACTATGCTTCCGATATTGGATTGGATAAGATGGCTGAAATATTCGATATGTCAAAATTTCAATTGATTCGCATGTTCGAAGAGGCTTTTCAATATACACCAATGGCTTATTTAAGGAAGTATCGAATTTTATGTTCTTTCGAATTGTTATGGGAAAATAAAAGCGTTGACGAAACCGCAAAAGCAGTTGGTTTTTCAAATGGAAATTATTTTGCGAAAATATTCAAGTTAGAAATGGGAATGACTCCTACGGAATATAAACTAAGCAAAAAAAATTATCAATTTAAGAAACGGTAG
- a CDS encoding ABC transporter substrate-binding protein, with the protein MTTLKMVKYFGLVAASTLLLGACGQENATEAQKNTDKKSTEQVEETTFPLTLNNYTVSSEGAVFSEKEITYEASPKSIVANNQGTAELLLQMGLAEDLVGVAALYGEGDETVADDFASIPVLSEGYVGKEIVVGADPDIVVGRGQLFASAEWGTGTVEELNEVGIQTYIQATSTTDATFEDLYTDIANLGKLFAVEEKAQEFSTDVEARMDEVVAGIPANQEALDYAYLFEVEGTNVDIYSGAADTYLNDSLSYMDLNNTFADVTGEISVEALLEADPDVLLLVNYTGGRDPKESLADLKANDALSSLTAIKEDQIYTIDYNQFWSYGYQILSGMEQLSAELYTEN; encoded by the coding sequence ATGACGACATTAAAAATGGTGAAATACTTTGGACTTGTTGCAGCTTCAACTTTGTTATTAGGCGCCTGTGGACAAGAAAATGCGACAGAAGCACAGAAAAATACGGACAAAAAATCAACGGAACAGGTAGAAGAAACAACTTTTCCGTTAACATTGAACAATTACACCGTATCGTCAGAAGGTGCAGTATTTTCTGAAAAAGAAATCACTTATGAAGCTAGTCCAAAATCGATTGTTGCTAATAACCAAGGAACAGCGGAACTGCTGCTTCAAATGGGCTTAGCTGAAGACCTTGTAGGTGTAGCCGCTTTATATGGTGAAGGTGACGAAACAGTAGCTGATGATTTCGCTAGCATACCTGTTCTCTCAGAGGGATATGTTGGAAAAGAAATAGTCGTAGGTGCTGATCCGGATATCGTTGTGGGACGAGGACAACTATTTGCAAGTGCTGAATGGGGAACTGGAACGGTTGAAGAATTGAATGAGGTGGGTATTCAGACTTATATTCAAGCAACATCAACAACTGACGCAACTTTTGAGGATTTGTATACAGATATTGCTAATTTAGGGAAATTATTTGCAGTTGAAGAGAAGGCCCAGGAATTTTCAACGGATGTAGAAGCTAGAATGGATGAGGTAGTCGCGGGCATTCCTGCTAACCAAGAAGCACTTGATTATGCCTATTTATTTGAGGTAGAAGGGACTAACGTGGATATCTATAGTGGTGCAGCAGACACCTACTTAAACGATTCGTTAAGCTATATGGATTTGAATAATACGTTTGCAGATGTAACGGGAGAAATTAGTGTTGAAGCTTTGTTGGAAGCTGATCCAGACGTATTATTGCTGGTTAACTATACTGGGGGACGCGATCCCAAAGAAAGTTTAGCTGATTTGAAAGCAAATGACGCGCTGTCCAGTCTGACAGCTATCAAGGAAGACCAAATTTATACCATCGATTACAATCAGTTCTGGAGTTACGGTTACCAAATACTAAGCGGTATGGAACAACTCAGTGCTGAATTGTATACTGAAAATTAA